The segment aatcatggtcttgacaacatatccaaagctcatcaaaatcggagagggttcacattatcgagaaactcttgttcgttgcgatgtcgcggcgtaccaccgacactcgcttgccggcgcggcgtggcgcgccgggccagggcgcgctctgattggtccgtgtttttcgttaataactcctaaacaaagccgcagttgacattggtgcaaaggaaaatgtctcttagaatggtctcaggaaccaccccctttcgggattttcacgaattttgggacaccctgtatattgtattaaaaattgaaacacaAAGTAACGGATGGATGCATCAGCCAGGTATTTATCTCGAGTCCCGAACTATATAAAAAGATAGGAAGAAAGCATCTTGATATTTACTTAGATAGATCTCGATAGATACTTGGAAATCAGTACATTTTCCTGTGCGTTCCAAGAATCTAGTATCGGAAGAAGTTGTACTCGAATCAATGAAATGTTTCTGTCAATTTCCCATTAACGATGCAAAGGTGCTCTAAATGCTAGTGATGTGCGAGATCCCGAGAATTCCCGAAACCCGATGCTCGAGACGGGATGGGAATACGGTTAGAAGTAGTGCACAAAATGTCCCACAGAGGAAGAGTATTAGAATTCGACATAATAAATATTGTGGAGTTCATTTTCCCATACGCGTGGCAATAAGCGTCGGTGTTACTTCCGTGTTTTTTTTGCGCCGAATCCTGTTCTTGGTGTCAGACCTCCAGTGAACGCGAGGTGGCAGCAGCAGCTCGATGGAAACTTGAAAGTGTCCAGGACTAGCGTGTCGTTCGGTAGCACTGCCACAAGTTGTCGATAAGCGTACTTTTGCCTGCAGCTCGTTTTGTAGCCCGCACCAGGTGCGTTCACCATACTGCACGCAGCGTTTTCGTTGCTGCAAAACGATTCACGAATCATTAGAAATATACTCAAGGTGTTCTACTCGTGATTGCGGTTTAGATACCTACCTACACTTCTCGACTCGTATACCCTGCTTGAAGTTCTCCTGGTTCGCAATGTATTTCCATTCGTTATCCTTGTTCATGGCCGCTTGAACATATATAACTTGCTCCTGAAACGATAGGTGTTTATTAAACCGGTTAGTTTTCCCccaacaaacaatttttataagatCCCAAGTACACGTGTATACTTACGGTAGACACGCAGAGAGGCACATCGTCGCCCGTGTCGAATCTCTGCACTATGTCCGACACCTATTCGGATCAAGTTAGAGAATGTTAAAAATGTCAATTTACAATAAACAAAAAATATGTACACGTATTATCtcgttaacactaaccgtaccgggtacaaaatgtgttggatatattgtatattgttttataaaaatgtgacaagactgaatttatttagacttgacacaatttttataacgatACGTGCTTGaacgaagaaatttattgaataattcttAATGGAAGCacatctttacaatttcaataattagaaaatataaaaaatgtgaaagcggtcatttattaccggtcgtggtacggttatAGTGTGTTAATAATTTATCTACAAACCTCGTCAACAACTGCCAGATATTTCAGGCTTTCGTTTCGTTTTAATGCTTCGTTTACTGTTTGTTCTGGATAACTGGCCACTGTCTCGCAGTATGTAGACCCCTTGCAGACAGGTACCCGTTGCATAGGTGTCATGTCTTCGTCGGGAAATACAATTGTCGCGTCCGCCTGCATGTCTCGGAAATCTGTGGAAACAAATATTCACGATAAAAGGATAATAAGATAaacgataaaaaagaaaatatatcccatattttatacattttaattattattcttatattttctaattttttaaatttaagtgttgcaattgtttttttaatttggCTCCTAGAGCTGTCCATAATCGTCCCACACAATATCTCAATCTATTTTTTCCAACAAGTATAATATggctacatctaatcaaaataaaacaatcaaatcaaactggaagcttgtatgtattttgcattcaaatattatcgtataataactacatctaatcaaaataaaataatcaaatcaagctggaagtttgtatctattttttaattgccattttgttgaagataagtaagCGTCcggcagcgcccgctctagcggttacgtcgccccggacaaaaagacaggttgctatatatttttaaataaaggtacatattttttatcttcaataaaaatcgaatcattttatttaaatcttaataaaagcaaattttctactAATTGGCTATtgaacacatcaatatttttctcagttacagccaaaatggcgcccctaaattttcgcgccccGCACAAatgtcgccccccccccctcctagagcgggccctgtgtccggtgatttatatAGACGGGAGTGTATAATTCTTCGTTTACCAACCTATAAAACTTCTAGGCGAGGTTCTCGACAACGTCTTCACAATACCCCTACGGTCTCTGATCTGTTCTCCGCCATTGTTGGACCATTCTTCGGAATCGGGTAGGTCGCTTTCCACGGAAGCTCGGGTAGCCTCGAGGTTCGCCGATTTCTCGCTGGTGCGAAGAAATTGAACGGTGTCCCTTGTTCCGTCGGCGTGATGCGGTAACGCGTCAGTATTATGGATGGTCTGTAAAATGTAAATGTCTGGTCAAGGTACgtcattttgaaaaaagtcTGCGTTAATCCGAAGTACCGTTAGCGTTCGAATTACCATCGCGCAAACTCAAGTACATAtataccagagttgggcagtaatgaATTCTTTTGTAATCGATTATTTAATGTAATCATAGTAACTGTAATCATTAATCAGTCAATCACCGTTGAAATAATTCAGTAATCATGATTACCTTCAGTACCTTTTAAATCATTCAatgattaatttatattttatatagatCTGTATTGTTTATCTGTACGTTGAAAATTGTATAACTTGTCTTATGTGTACGTTTATAAAGTTCTTCGCATCATCGTAATCGCCTAGTGCTGTACGATTTAAAAGTAGATGTTATTGTTGATGTTTGCTCTATTTAGCTATCTATAAtgtctataaaataaaaaagcaaagtaCACTAATAATAAATAGGTAGCTTGTTCTAAGGATTTTCTACGTAAAACTATGTAAAAACTATGTACATATACTATatacatttctaaaaaaatgttcACAGTATTTTTACTACAGCAAAAGTACAGATTAATtcataataaaaaatgtaatagtTTCATTTCAGCTTCTTATTCCTTCCTTATTCATTAATCAATGAATTACCGATTATTTAATAATCAGTAGCCACTAATATTGATCGTAAAATTACGATCATTAATCATTAATCGGACTTACGTTTTGCCAACTCTGGTAGTTAATATGTTTCTTTAGCAAAACGAAAACTACCGTTAccaactaacaataagtaccTGACGCACACTCGCTCGCGTAGATCAACAAATACACATTATCCTTTCCATTCGATGATTGACGCGAGTATTAATAGTTCTGTTATGTATACAGCGTGCTAGAAACCTGTATCAtcagttttaatttttgcgTGAATG is part of the Lasioglossum baleicum chromosome 6, iyLasBale1, whole genome shotgun sequence genome and harbors:
- the LOC143209553 gene encoding uncharacterized protein LOC143209553: MERVYRGPNLILFRVCLFILLTIHNTDALPHHADGTRDTVQFLRTSEKSANLEATRASVESDLPDSEEWSNNGGEQIRDRRGIVKTLSRTSPRSFIDFRDMQADATIVFPDEDMTPMQRVPVCKGSTYCETVASYPEQTVNEALKRNESLKYLAVVDEVSDIVQRFDTGDDVPLCVSTEQVIYVQAAMNKDNEWKYIANQENFKQGIRVEKCSNENAACSMVNAPGAGYKTSCRQKYAYRQLVAVLPNDTLVLDTFKFPSSCCCHLAFTGGLTPRTGFGAKKTRK